A window of the Pirellulales bacterium genome harbors these coding sequences:
- a CDS encoding vWA domain-containing protein, producing MSGVDSLKHRWQEWTGDDESPLEGDTPAWIVSFLVHFGVLVALAILCQYRPSNNYTLTVTPLDTQEVEQVTEQFTTFDNDMNMEVGAESLSGSESALAMAQNLAEESKLSEDVRSDMSEVEVPVLADLSTAPLTNASLTVKGAAGVGTTGAAGAVDRLTEEIAESLDERRTLVVWVLDQSLSMQPQRKGIVDRLDRIYKELGVADQHDYSSRANAPLLASVVAFGKNVSLRTEEPTDDVAEIKQAIDGIENDPSGVEMTFTAVGMVAKKFQHFRTQSPRRNVMIIVFSDEVGDDAEQQLDNSLSLCRRYEMPVYVVGIPAPFARREIEVKYVDPDPKFDQTARWIPVRQGPESLYPEGVQLAFSHGNEDLNHLDSGFGPFALTRLCYETGGIYFTVHPNRGSSGTRQGDVANMSARLDHFFDPSIMRTYQPDYVSVKEYEQKLAHNKARAALVKAAAQSQVQPMEHPKLEFPKADEASFKRVLDEAQQGAAKLGPKIDLIYQILKEGEKDRGKLTEPRWQAGYDLAMGRLLAVKVRTEAYNAMLAKAKGGLKFQKPDSDTFVLEPADEISVGSATEKMAKQAREYLERVRQQHAGTPWALLAERELKEPIGWKWGEKSMKLELQKRMAANANNKPAKDALKKLEKPKPKRDDVKL from the coding sequence GTGAGTGGCGTCGACAGCTTAAAACACCGTTGGCAAGAGTGGACGGGTGACGACGAATCGCCGCTGGAAGGCGATACGCCGGCCTGGATCGTCAGTTTTCTCGTCCACTTCGGCGTTCTCGTGGCCCTGGCGATTCTCTGCCAGTATCGCCCCAGCAACAACTACACGCTCACGGTCACGCCTCTCGATACTCAGGAGGTCGAGCAGGTCACCGAGCAATTCACGACCTTCGACAACGACATGAACATGGAGGTCGGCGCCGAGAGCCTGTCGGGCAGCGAATCGGCCCTGGCCATGGCCCAGAACCTGGCCGAAGAATCGAAGCTCAGCGAGGATGTTCGCAGCGACATGTCGGAGGTGGAAGTGCCCGTGCTGGCCGATCTTTCGACCGCGCCGCTGACGAACGCCAGCCTGACGGTGAAAGGCGCGGCCGGCGTCGGCACCACCGGCGCGGCCGGCGCCGTCGACCGGCTGACCGAGGAGATCGCCGAATCGCTCGACGAACGCCGCACGCTGGTGGTGTGGGTGCTCGATCAATCGTTGAGCATGCAGCCTCAGCGCAAGGGCATCGTCGATCGTCTCGACCGCATCTATAAAGAGTTGGGCGTCGCCGACCAGCACGACTACAGCAGCCGGGCCAATGCTCCGCTGCTGGCCTCGGTGGTGGCCTTCGGAAAAAACGTCAGCCTCCGCACCGAGGAACCGACCGACGACGTCGCAGAGATCAAACAGGCGATCGACGGCATCGAGAACGACCCGTCGGGCGTGGAAATGACGTTCACGGCGGTGGGCATGGTGGCCAAGAAGTTTCAGCATTTCCGCACGCAGTCGCCGCGGCGCAACGTGATGATCATCGTGTTCAGCGACGAAGTGGGCGACGACGCCGAGCAGCAGTTGGACAACTCGCTCTCGCTCTGCAGGCGCTATGAGATGCCGGTCTATGTGGTGGGCATCCCGGCGCCGTTCGCCCGTCGCGAGATCGAAGTGAAATACGTCGATCCCGACCCGAAGTTCGATCAGACCGCGCGGTGGATTCCGGTGCGTCAGGGGCCGGAGTCGCTCTATCCCGAGGGCGTGCAGTTGGCCTTTTCGCACGGCAACGAAGATTTGAACCACCTCGACTCCGGGTTCGGTCCGTTCGCGCTCACGCGGCTTTGCTATGAGACGGGCGGCATCTACTTCACCGTTCATCCCAATCGCGGCAGTTCGGGCACGCGCCAGGGCGACGTGGCGAACATGTCGGCCCGGCTCGATCACTTTTTCGACCCGTCGATCATGCGGACCTATCAGCCCGACTATGTGTCGGTGAAGGAGTACGAGCAGAAGCTGGCCCACAACAAGGCCCGCGCGGCGCTGGTCAAGGCGGCGGCGCAATCGCAGGTGCAGCCGATGGAACACCCCAAGCTGGAGTTCCCCAAAGCGGATGAGGCGAGCTTCAAGCGCGTGCTCGACGAAGCCCAGCAGGGGGCGGCCAAACTGGGTCCGAAGATCGACCTGATCTACCAGATTTTGAAAGAAGGCGAGAAAGACCGCGGCAAGCTCACCGAGCCGCGCTGGCAAGCCGGTTACGATCTGGCGATGGGCCGTCTGTTGGCAGTCAAGGTGCGCACCGAGGCGTATAACGCGATGTTGGCCAAGGCCAAGGGCGGCTTGAAGTTTCAGAAGCCCGACAGCGATACGTTTGTGCTGGAGCCGGCCGACGAAATCAGCGTCGGCAGTGCCACCGAGAAGATGGCCAAGCAGGCCCGCGAATATCTGGAACGGGTGCGTCAGCAGCACGCGGGCACGCCTTGGGCGTTGTTGGCCGAGCGCGAGTTGAAGGAGCCAATCGGCTGGAAATGGGGCGAGAAGTCGATGAAGCTCGAGCTACAGAAGCGGATGGCCGCCAACGCCAACAATAAGCCGGCCAAAGACGCGCTCAAGAAGCTCGAAAAGCCCAAGCCCAAACGCGACGACGTTAAGTTGTAA
- a CDS encoding ThuA domain-containing protein, translated as MNRRDLLLASGAALTLSHFPFGWVGASDEKKRKLLMFTKSAGFEHSSGKRQGDQLAHNERVVTELGKEHGFEVVATKDGGVFDSDLGDYDAFLFYTTGDLTKEGTDKTPPMSKEGKQRLLDAVHAGKGFLASHCGADTFHSPGVNKENQPPEKRDPYIAMLGGEFIRHGGQQKGRLAVVDHKFPGLASFGDELVIPTEEWYSLKNFADNLHVLLVLDTQGMHDKDYERPPFPSTWARKHGEGRVFYTSMGHREDVWTNPDFQKVLLGGLAWAFGNVEADVTPNIRQVTPGADAMPPI; from the coding sequence ATGAATCGCCGCGATCTGTTACTTGCCTCTGGGGCCGCCTTAACTCTCTCGCACTTCCCGTTCGGGTGGGTCGGCGCCTCGGACGAGAAAAAACGCAAGCTGCTCATGTTCACCAAGAGCGCCGGCTTCGAACATTCGAGCGGCAAGCGTCAAGGCGATCAACTTGCTCACAACGAGCGGGTCGTGACCGAGCTGGGCAAAGAGCACGGCTTCGAGGTGGTGGCCACCAAGGACGGCGGCGTCTTCGACAGCGACCTAGGCGACTACGACGCTTTTCTGTTTTACACCACCGGCGATCTGACAAAGGAAGGAACCGACAAAACGCCACCGATGTCGAAGGAAGGCAAACAGCGGCTCTTGGACGCGGTGCATGCCGGCAAAGGCTTTCTGGCCTCGCATTGCGGCGCCGACACCTTCCACTCGCCGGGCGTCAACAAAGAAAACCAGCCGCCCGAAAAACGCGATCCGTACATCGCCATGCTGGGCGGCGAGTTCATCCGTCACGGCGGCCAGCAGAAGGGGCGGCTGGCTGTGGTCGATCACAAGTTTCCCGGCCTGGCGAGCTTTGGCGACGAACTGGTGATTCCAACCGAAGAGTGGTACTCGCTCAAGAATTTCGCCGACAACCTGCACGTGCTGCTGGTGCTCGACACGCAAGGCATGCACGATAAAGATTATGAGCGGCCGCCGTTCCCCAGCACCTGGGCCCGCAAGCACGGCGAGGGCCGGGTGTTTTACACCTCGATGGGGCATCGTGAAGACGTGTGGACCAATCCCGATTTTCAAAAGGTGCTGCTCGGCGGATTGGCTTGGGCCTTTGGCAACGTCGAGGCCGATGTCACGCCCAACATCCGGCAGGTAACGCCGGGCGCCGACGCCATGCCGCCGATCTAA